The proteins below come from a single candidate division WOR-3 bacterium genomic window:
- a CDS encoding PilC/PilY family type IV pilus protein, which produces MKKIITFILLLGGVFIAQEMNNYCTAPPFVGGKTAVVRPYVLLIQDMTGSMRFWAYHYWNEPYNPSFTYYGYANPNYTYDSVNVGGNWYFVKHTGAGSGKYSGNQINYAFMTRMDIARKAFTGGKGIAYNNKSRLLFEVPSVQNGFGSKTWYGIVTSDSTERTKGIIREIADKDDDYVWDSDAPGFALLTFSTSSRFYERVKCTFDSSLIRLLTVYENHDGQNQPTGGTPTGNAIFEAIHYLRFQSGPHFARTPVNYTWNASWVGTPRDPWFEVVGGDTVSVSCRPMFAIVIGDGGSNSDAATITCNHLPWYDSPYGSNYNAFWKYAYDYDYANNPYNGIDPYDDCDGSNNPPAPSPIWGHDRPADDYAYYAHVNDLRNDIPDNQTINFYTIYLFARGEDNDADSMLFRHIAKHGGFVDSDLPGSPGYKKYDKQSEYDSNNDGRPDHFYYIQDGQALEDALNEIFVDIQTIARVTSASATSVSGGGTKGAGFVVSSQFWPRLQLPNYDLKWLGTVQSLWVDDSGLVREETQGNNRLHLKQDNVVKMFFSTQFNRTMAARFRDTAGISMESLLVPLDTVPVESLNFIWNAGNLLRTTLPANRTIYTNLGGLLVPFVTTNNTIDQHLGFHSGNADSCDKLINYIRGTDYNKWRRRLFTDGNVWKLGDIIYSQPMLVGSPSESYDLIYNDGTYNIFWNQYKDRRIVVYAGANDGMLHAFNSGKYNRLGGMYEIAEIDPLNKPLGQELWAYIPFNLLPQLKWLRDSTYCHVPYVDLKPYPTDVRIFPSDVDHPQGWGTVLIAGMRQGGYPITVGSNTYRSSYSCFDITNPESNNYPRLLWEFTRSDLGLTFCVPTMVKCQNNWYLVFGSGPQSLVGEVTQRGRIFVLNPYTGDTVRTIMLNDTCAITNIFAADWGLNYSTELIYFGTMEKNNKGKIYRIKTRESHPSNWVYEQVINLNKPVTAEGSVATDEYGRLWIYFGSGKYISNLDAANKDTMVFIGIRDDTTRGTATVPAFTYDDLFNVTNVKVFDDSVSGAGPGIDTWDDLVNAVNLKQGWFIRFLFTTGERVITAPVVLGGAVIFTTFIPSDTTQQNPTGPDLCIGGSGGPSAGNLWVVYYITGTAYKTDILGKTTTGEHKRYVPVIGDLPSEPALVIGPKQEKVFIQTSGGIKAIQTPLPFNPRGGVMIWRGR; this is translated from the coding sequence ATGAAGAAAATCATAACATTTATTCTTTTGCTGGGCGGTGTTTTTATTGCCCAAGAAATGAACAACTATTGTACTGCACCACCATTCGTTGGTGGCAAGACCGCAGTGGTAAGACCCTATGTTTTGCTGATACAAGATATGACCGGAAGTATGAGATTCTGGGCATACCATTATTGGAATGAGCCTTACAATCCAAGTTTTACTTATTATGGTTATGCCAATCCCAATTATACATACGATTCAGTTAATGTTGGCGGTAATTGGTATTTTGTTAAACACACGGGAGCTGGAAGCGGTAAATATTCTGGGAACCAAATAAATTATGCGTTTATGACAAGGATGGATATTGCACGAAAGGCTTTCACGGGAGGAAAAGGCATTGCATATAATAATAAATCGCGTCTTCTTTTTGAAGTTCCAAGTGTCCAAAATGGTTTTGGTTCTAAAACATGGTATGGGATTGTTACGAGTGATTCAACGGAGCGAACTAAAGGTATTATTAGAGAAATTGCAGATAAAGATGATGATTATGTTTGGGATAGTGATGCACCCGGATTCGCTCTGCTTACTTTTTCAACCTCTAGCCGATTTTATGAAAGAGTGAAATGCACATTTGATTCAAGTTTGATAAGATTGCTCACGGTATATGAAAATCATGACGGTCAAAACCAACCTACAGGTGGGACACCCACAGGTAATGCAATATTTGAGGCGATTCACTATTTAAGATTCCAGAGTGGGCCGCACTTTGCCCGCACACCAGTAAATTATACTTGGAATGCATCCTGGGTAGGAACTCCAAGGGACCCGTGGTTTGAGGTTGTAGGCGGTGATACTGTTTCTGTATCCTGCCGTCCAATGTTTGCAATTGTAATTGGTGATGGCGGTTCAAATAGTGATGCTGCAACGATTACCTGCAATCATTTGCCTTGGTATGATTCCCCTTACGGTTCCAATTACAATGCCTTCTGGAAATATGCCTATGATTATGATTATGCTAATAATCCTTACAATGGTATTGACCCATACGATGATTGCGATGGTAGTAATAATCCACCTGCACCATCTCCAATATGGGGGCATGATAGACCCGCAGATGATTATGCCTATTATGCCCATGTCAATGATTTAAGAAATGATATTCCGGATAACCAGACAATCAATTTCTACACTATCTACCTCTTTGCGCGCGGCGAAGATAATGACGCAGATTCCATGTTATTCAGACACATTGCCAAACACGGCGGTTTTGTTGATTCAGATCTCCCTGGTTCACCGGGATATAAAAAGTATGATAAACAGAGTGAATATGATTCAAACAATGATGGAAGGCCAGATCACTTCTATTATATCCAGGATGGACAGGCGCTTGAAGATGCACTCAATGAGATTTTCGTGGATATTCAGACAATTGCAAGAGTCACGAGTGCCTCAGCAACCTCGGTAAGCGGTGGGGGAACAAAAGGCGCAGGCTTTGTTGTAAGTTCACAATTTTGGCCCAGGTTGCAACTACCTAACTATGATCTGAAATGGCTGGGAACAGTTCAATCCCTTTGGGTTGACGATTCGGGATTGGTGCGTGAAGAGACCCAGGGAAATAATCGGCTTCATTTAAAACAGGATAATGTTGTAAAAATGTTCTTTTCCACGCAGTTCAACAGGACCATGGCCGCTCGTTTCCGTGACACCGCGGGAATATCTATGGAATCATTATTGGTCCCGCTTGACACTGTGCCTGTTGAGAGTTTGAATTTTATCTGGAATGCAGGGAATCTGTTAAGAACAACATTGCCAGCTAATAGAACGATATATACTAATCTTGGTGGTCTCCTGGTTCCTTTTGTTACTACGAATAATACTATAGACCAACACCTTGGATTTCATAGTGGCAATGCTGATTCCTGTGATAAACTTATAAATTACATAAGGGGTACAGATTACAATAAATGGCGCAGAAGGTTATTCACCGATGGTAATGTGTGGAAACTCGGGGATATCATTTACTCCCAGCCCATGCTTGTTGGTTCGCCTTCAGAATCTTATGATTTGATATACAATGATGGCACATATAATATCTTCTGGAATCAATACAAGGACCGCAGGATTGTCGTATATGCAGGGGCAAATGATGGTATGTTACATGCATTCAATTCGGGTAAATATAATCGTCTTGGTGGAATGTATGAGATTGCCGAGATAGACCCTCTGAATAAACCTTTGGGTCAAGAACTATGGGCATATATTCCTTTCAATCTTTTACCACAATTGAAATGGCTCAGAGATTCTACTTATTGCCATGTTCCTTATGTTGATTTAAAACCTTACCCGACAGATGTTAGAATCTTTCCTTCTGATGTCGATCATCCACAGGGCTGGGGAACGGTTCTAATCGCAGGTATGCGTCAGGGAGGTTATCCAATAACTGTTGGTTCAAATACATATCGTTCTTCTTATTCCTGTTTTGATATAACCAATCCAGAATCAAACAACTACCCGAGGTTGTTATGGGAGTTCACACGTAGCGATCTGGGTTTAACTTTTTGTGTGCCGACTATGGTTAAATGTCAGAATAACTGGTATTTAGTCTTTGGCTCTGGTCCTCAATCATTGGTTGGCGAAGTGACTCAGCGTGGTAGAATATTTGTGTTGAACCCTTATACTGGTGATACGGTGCGTACGATAATGCTAAATGACACCTGTGCAATCACAAATATTTTTGCTGCTGATTGGGGATTAAACTATTCCACAGAACTTATATATTTTGGCACGATGGAGAAAAACAATAAAGGAAAAATTTACAGAATCAAAACCCGTGAGAGTCATCCGAGTAACTGGGTGTATGAACAGGTAATAAATCTAAATAAACCGGTTACTGCTGAAGGATCGGTGGCCACTGATGAATATGGGAGATTATGGATATACTTTGGTAGTGGTAAATACATTTCAAATCTTGACGCAGCCAATAAAGATACGATGGTTTTCATTGGAATTAGAGATGATACTACCCGTGGAACTGCTACAGTTCCTGCATTTACCTACGACGACCTTTTTAATGTGACGAATGTGAAGGTTTTTGATGATTCAGTTTCAGGTGCAGGACCGGGAATTGATACCTGGGATGATCTTGTCAATGCAGTAAACCTAAAGCAGGGATGGTTTATTAGATTTCTTTTCACCACAGGGGAACGCGTAATTACCGCTCCGGTGGTTTTAGGTGGCGCGGTGATATTTACAACATTTATTCCTTCGGATACAACTCAACAGAATCCCACGGGTCCTGACCTCTGTATTGGTGGTAGTGGAGGTCCTTCTGCAGGAAATCTCTGGGTTGTCTACTATATTACCGGGACCGCCTACAAAACAGACATACTGGGAAAGACAACAACGGGTGAACACAAACGTTATGTTCCTGTTATTGGAGATTTACCATCTGAACCTGCGCTTGTCATTGGGCCAAAACAAGAGAAGGTATTTATACAAACATCGGGTGGAATAAAAGCGATCCAGACGCCCCTGCCATTCAATCCCAGGGGTGGTGTGATGATATGGCGTGGTCGTTAA
- a CDS encoding Ig domain-containing protein, translating to MRDKHFVSIFCLLVLIVLINCKGKKEEQIGVNTPPEIKEIKILPFNPTLGSRLILRINAYDREGDDIKFFVNWYVNGRKIGEGIEFYAENLKRGDKIFAEVTPDDGKQKGSTKRSDEVIVSNAPPQIKSARITPDSILTSTDELSVLGEGFDPDGDSLRWICYWTINYKNRLTDSSTTLKLKDLKLKKGDRISAELYVADGDTVSNPYVLQIDIVNSPPILKEGLDSIPYKPDSIYYKIPIVDPDGDEISFELLKGPPGLRIDRKTGIITGVVQENLSFEIVVRATDTDGAYLDAKFTLTAP from the coding sequence ATGAGAGATAAACATTTTGTTTCTATCTTTTGTTTGTTGGTGTTAATTGTGTTAATTAACTGTAAGGGTAAAAAAGAGGAACAGATAGGTGTTAATACCCCACCGGAAATTAAAGAAATAAAAATATTACCTTTTAATCCGACTTTGGGATCAAGATTAATTCTTCGTATAAATGCATATGACAGAGAAGGTGATGATATCAAGTTTTTTGTAAACTGGTATGTGAATGGCAGGAAAATAGGTGAAGGTATTGAATTCTATGCAGAGAATTTAAAAAGGGGAGATAAGATTTTTGCTGAAGTTACGCCGGATGACGGGAAACAAAAGGGTAGTACAAAACGAAGCGATGAAGTTATTGTAAGTAATGCACCACCACAAATAAAATCTGCAAGGATAACACCTGATAGCATACTTACCTCAACCGATGAATTATCTGTGCTCGGAGAAGGTTTTGACCCTGATGGTGATTCACTGAGATGGATTTGTTATTGGACAATCAATTATAAAAATCGATTGACCGATTCATCAACGACTTTAAAATTAAAGGATTTAAAACTCAAAAAGGGCGACCGTATTTCGGCTGAACTTTATGTTGCTGATGGTGACACTGTCTCAAATCCCTATGTTTTGCAAATTGATATTGTTAATTCACCGCCTATTTTAAAAGAAGGATTGGATTCCATTCCGTATAAACCCGATAGTATTTATTATAAGATTCCAATCGTTGACCCTGATGGCGATGAAATCAGTTTTGAGTTATTAAAAGGGCCACCCGGATTAAGAATTGATAGAAAAACCGGAATAATAACAGGAGTCGTTCAGGAAAATTTATCTTTTGAAATTGTTGTTCGCGCGACCGATACCGATGGTGCTTATCTTGATGCGAAGTTTACACTGACAGCACCGTAA